In the Methanococcoides methylutens genome, one interval contains:
- a CDS encoding glutaredoxin family protein, producing the protein MVKVTLIHASWCHVCPAARKFWNDLRSERDFDYEEVDYDTPEGDELSEKYSIMSVPTTIIDGEIAFIGVPGKEEALSKIS; encoded by the coding sequence ATGGTAAAAGTAACTCTTATTCATGCTTCATGGTGTCATGTTTGTCCTGCTGCCAGAAAGTTCTGGAATGATCTTAGATCGGAACGTGACTTTGATTATGAGGAGGTAGATTATGATACTCCGGAGGGTGACGAACTCTCGGAAAAGTATTCGATCATGTCTGTTCCAACAACTATAATCGATGGTGAGATTGCTTTTATAGGCGTCCCTGGCAAGGAAGAAGCGCTTTCGAAAATATCCTGA